In Zea mays cultivar B73 chromosome 7, Zm-B73-REFERENCE-NAM-5.0, whole genome shotgun sequence, the following proteins share a genomic window:
- the LOC100216575 gene encoding Rhodanese-like/PpiC domain-containing protein 12, chloroplastic-like: MFGLRARAAAQLQRPTPSPSSASSASFSLARLGCASPLAALAPLASAPPSPSARETQPTSLSARWPAAPMRPWGTRGHPRPTTRVLCTAAGSVQREGKELLVQHLLVGEKDVRLLVDLEKNIIAEGADLSDLAVEHSLCPSKENGGMLGWVRRGQMVPEFEEAAFSAPLNKVVRCKTKFGWHLVQVLAERDQCVLQDIDPEELHAKLQDPSFLEEAQLIDVREPDEVEKASLPGFKVLPLRQFGTWGPVMTDEFNPQKDTYVLCHHGMRSMQVAKWLQSQGFKKVYNVAGGIHAYAVKADSSIPTY; the protein is encoded by the exons ATGTTTGGTCTTCGTGCCCGCGCAGCGGCGCAGCTCCAGCGCCCAACCCCGTCTCCCTCCTCCGCTTCCTCGGCGTCGTTCTCGCTCGCGAGGCTCGGGTGCGCCTCCCCGCTCGCCGCCCTCGCGCCTCTGGCTTCCGCACCGCCGTCGCCGTCGGCCAGGGAGACACAGCCGACCTCCCTCTCCGCCAGGTGGCCTGCCGCGCCCATGCGTCCCTGGGGAACCCGTGGCCACCCCAGGCCGACCACGCGCG TTCTCTGCACTGCTGCCGGCAGCGTCCAAAGAGAGGGGAAAGAACTGCTAGTTCAGCATTTGCTTGTTGGTGAAAAGGATGTCAGGCTTCTGGTTGATCTCGAAAAGAATATCATTGCAGAAG GAGCAGACTTGAGTGATTTAGCCGTGGAGCACTCCTTATGTCCATCCAAAGAAAATGGTGGTATGCTTGGGTGGGTTCGAAGGGGACAAATG GTACCAGAATTTGAGGAGGCAGCATTTAGTGCTCCTTTGAACAAAGTTGTACGATGTAAGACAAAATTTGGATGGCATCTAGTGCAAGTTCTTGCTGAGAG GGATCAATGCGTACTGCAAGACATTGACCCAGAAGAGCTTCACGCAAAATTGCAAGACCCTAGTTTTCTCGAAGAAGCTCAATTGATTGATGTTCGGGAGCCTGATGAAGT GGAGAAAGCTTCACTTCCAGGCTTCAAGGTTCTACCGCTCCGCCAATTTGGGACCTGGGGACCAGTTATGACAGACGAGTTTAATCCTCAAAAGGACACTTATGTTCTG TGCCACCATGGCATGCGCTCAATGCAAGTGGCTAAATGGTTGCAGTCACAG GGTTTCAAAAAAGTTTACAATGTTGCGGGTGGAATTCATGCCTATGCGGTTAAAGCCGACTCCTCTATCCCAACGTATTAG
- the LOC100216575 gene encoding rhodanese-like/PpiC domain-containing protein 12, chloroplastic-like isoform X1, with translation MTKSRPGVLLRPPLLVRQRQRQHCEGRGTEHPASPNKGISLLPFLSRVAMFGLRARAAAQLQRPTPSPSSASSASFSLARLGCASPLAALAPLASAPPSPSARETQPTSLSARWPAAPMRPWGTRGHPRPTTRVLCTAAGSVQREGKELLVQHLLVGEKDVRLLVDLEKNIIAEDLSDLAVEHSLCPSKENGGMLGWVRRGQMVPEFEEAAFSAPLNKVVRCKTKFGWHLVQVLAERDQCVLQDIDPEELHAKLQDPSFLEEAQLIDVREPDEVEKASLPGFKVLPLRQFGTWGPVMTDEFNPQKDTYVLCHHGMRSMQVAKWLQSQGFKKVYNVAGGIHAYAVKADSSIPTY, from the exons ATGACGAAGAGCCGGCCCGGCGTCCTCCTCCGTCCTCCCCTTCTGgttcggcagcggcagcggcagcacTGCGAAGGGAGAGGCACAGAGCATCCAGCTTCCCCCAACAAAGGAATCTCCCTCCTCCCCTTCCTCAGCAGGGTAGCCATGTTTGGTCTTCGTGCCCGCGCAGCGGCGCAGCTCCAGCGCCCAACCCCGTCTCCCTCCTCCGCTTCCTCGGCGTCGTTCTCGCTCGCGAGGCTCGGGTGCGCCTCCCCGCTCGCCGCCCTCGCGCCTCTGGCTTCCGCACCGCCGTCGCCGTCGGCCAGGGAGACACAGCCGACCTCCCTCTCCGCCAGGTGGCCTGCCGCGCCCATGCGTCCCTGGGGAACCCGTGGCCACCCCAGGCCGACCACGCGCG TTCTCTGCACTGCTGCCGGCAGCGTCCAAAGAGAGGGGAAAGAACTGCTAGTTCAGCATTTGCTTGTTGGTGAAAAGGATGTCAGGCTTCTGGTTGATCTCGAAAAGAATATCATTGCAGAAG ACTTGAGTGATTTAGCCGTGGAGCACTCCTTATGTCCATCCAAAGAAAATGGTGGTATGCTTGGGTGGGTTCGAAGGGGACAAATG GTACCAGAATTTGAGGAGGCAGCATTTAGTGCTCCTTTGAACAAAGTTGTACGATGTAAGACAAAATTTGGATGGCATCTAGTGCAAGTTCTTGCTGAGAG GGATCAATGCGTACTGCAAGACATTGACCCAGAAGAGCTTCACGCAAAATTGCAAGACCCTAGTTTTCTCGAAGAAGCTCAATTGATTGATGTTCGGGAGCCTGATGAAGT GGAGAAAGCTTCACTTCCAGGCTTCAAGGTTCTACCGCTCCGCCAATTTGGGACCTGGGGACCAGTTATGACAGACGAGTTTAATCCTCAAAAGGACACTTATGTTCTG TGCCACCATGGCATGCGCTCAATGCAAGTGGCTAAATGGTTGCAGTCACAG GGTTTCAAAAAAGTTTACAATGTTGCGGGTGGAATTCATGCCTATGCGGTTAAAGCCGACTCCTCTATCCCAACGTATTAG
- the LOC103633589 gene encoding SNF1-related protein kinase regulatory subunit beta-1 encodes MGNASGRAEDLADADMDDGNNVRRASSSSAGYVRGGGSSSSPPASPPRPHSPRMFVPQSPVTPLQRATEVPPPVFNQILMNQQQEDSDGPPQKKIPTLLMWTLGGRNIYVEGSWDNWTSKKLVEKSGKDHTILLMLSSGVHRYRFIVDGERRFIPDLPCETDNMGQIVNLVDVHDFVPDSVESVSELMAPPSPDSSYGFHVPGEKEFSKEPPQLPSQLYLGVLNSRSTEEGCARPRHVVLDHLYIEKGWGAQPLVALGYTHRFRSKYVTCVLYKAIER; translated from the exons ATGGGCAACGCGAGCGGTCGGGCGGAAGACCTCGCGGACGCCGACATGGACGACGGCAACAACGTGCGTCGTGCCTCTTCCTCCTCTGCGGGCTACGTCCGGGGCGGTGGGTCGTCATCATCCCCGCCGGCGAGCCCGCCGCGGCCGCATTCACCGCGGATGTTCGTGCCTCAG AGTCCTGTAACTCCGTTGCAAAGAGCTACAGAAGTGCCTCCTCCGGTGTTCAACCAAATATTGATGAATCAACAACAAGAGGATTCTGATGGTCCGCCTCAAAAGAAAATTCCCACGTTGCTCATGTGGACTCTTGGAGGGAGGAATATCTACGTTGAAGGATCATGGGACAACTGGACATCAAA GAAACTCGTTGAGAAATCCGGAAAAGATCACACCATTCTTTTGATGCTTTCATCTGGAGTTCACCGTTATAGATTCATTGTAGACGGAGAAAGAAGATTTATACCTGACCTTCCCTGCGAAACTGACAATATGGGTCAGATTGTGAACCTAGTAGATGTCCAT GACTTCGTTCCTGACAGCGTGGAAAGTGTGTCTGAGCTGATGGCCCCTCCCTCCCCGGACTCCAGCTACGGTTTCCATGTTCCCGGCGAAAAGGAGTTCTCCAAGGAGCCTCCTCAGCTGCCGTCCCAGCTCTACCTCGGCGTGCTGAATTCCCGGAGCACCGAAGAAGGCTGCGCGAGGCCGAGGCACGTCGTCCTCGACCATCTCTACATCGAGAAGGGCTGGGGCGCACAGCCGCTGGTGGCCCTCGGCTACACCCACAGGTTCCGCTCCAAGTACGTCACCTGCGTCCTGTACAAGGCCATCGAGCGGTAG
- the LOC100381315 gene encoding Calmodulin-1, giving the protein MADQLTDDQIAEFKEAFSLFDKDGDGCITTKELGTVMRSLGQNPTEAELQDMINEVDADGNGTIDFPEFLNLMARKMKDTDSEEELKEAFRVFDKDQNGFISAAELRHVMTNLGEKLTDEEVDEMIREADVDGDGQINYEEFVKVMMAK; this is encoded by the exons ATGGCGGACCAGCTCACCGACGACCAGATCGCCGAGTTCAAGGAGGCCTTCAGCCTCTTCGACAAGGACGGGGATG GTTGCATCACGACCAAGGAGCTGGGCACTGTCATGCGCTCGCTGGGGCAAAATCCTACAGAGGCTGAGCTCCAGGACATGATCAACGAGGTCGATGCTGATGGCAACGGCACCATCGATTTCCCAGAGTTTCTCAACCTTATGGCTCGCAAGATGAAGGACACCGACTCTGAGGAAGAGCTCAAGGAGGCCTTCCGTGTGTTTGACAAGGACCAGAACGGCTTCATCTCGGCCGCCGAGCTCCGCCATGTCATGACAAATCTTGGTGAGAAGCTAACTGATGAGGAGGTGGACGAGATGATCCGTGAGGCTGATGTCGATGGTGATGGCCAGATCAACTACGAGGAGTTTGTCAAGGTCATGATGGCCAAGTGA
- the LOC100277218 gene encoding uncharacterized protein LOC100277218 → MEQDKRAKVLCLHGFRTSGSFLKKQISKWHPSIFQQFEMVFPDGLFPAGGKSEIEGIFPPPYFEWFQFNKEFTEYTNLDECISYLCDYMVKNGPFDGLLGFSQGATLSALLIGYQAQGKLLSNHPPIKFMVSISGSKFRDPIICDVAYKDPIKVKSVHFIGEKDWLKVPSEELASAFDEPLIIRHPQGHTVPRLDDVSVKQLSEWSSHVLEDLKSADVPEALDSGKPSDKEAAGAEFTENLVKA, encoded by the exons ATGGAGCAGGACAAGAGAGCCAAGGTGCTGTGCCTGCACGGCTTCCGCACAAGCGGGAGTTTTTTGAAGAAACAGATCAGCAAATGGCACCCTTCCATATTTCAGCAGTTTGAGATG GTCTTCCCTGATGGCCTCTTCCCAGCTGGTGGAAAGTCAGAGATAGAGGGCATATTTCCACCACCATACTTCGAGTGGTTCCAGTTCAATAAG GAATTCACTGAATACACAAATCTGGACGAGTGCATTTCATATCTATGTGATTACATGGTGAAAAATGGGCCTTTTGATGGCCTGCTCGGATTCTCCCAG GGCGCAACACTTTCGGCCCTTTTGATAGGCTACCAAGCACAG GGCAAGTTGCTGAGCAATCATCCACCAATTAAGTTCATGGTCTCAATATCTGGGAGCAAGTTCAGAGACCCAATCATCTGTGATGTCGCTTACAAAGACCCGATCAAGGTGAAATCAGTGCACTTCATTGGAGAAAAGGACTGGCTCAAGGTACCTTCCGAGGAGCTGGCTTCTGCCTTTGATGAGCCTCTCATCATAAGGCATCCTCAGGGTCACACTGTCCCTAGGCTTG ACGACGTGTCTGTGAAACAGCTTTCTGAATGGAGCTCACACGTCCTGGAAGACCTCAAGAGTGCAGATGTTCCTGAGGCCTTAGATTCAGGCAAACCATCTGATAAGGAGGCTGCTGGTGCGGAATTCACAGAAAACCTGGTGAAAGCTTGA